The following proteins come from a genomic window of Tenebrio molitor chromosome 9, icTenMoli1.1, whole genome shotgun sequence:
- the LOC138139259 gene encoding uncharacterized protein, with protein sequence MNVHKQMCWCFEVFCGVLTNLTYRFFIELSDASYRMRSLCCCKRKQEANECGVVKDATEDFYKEVSRDAAENLLKNKQDGTFIIRPSKNCNLGTLSVVQDRKIFHLNVRRREDGMVALGTEKDNEKCFQDVNSLINYYISNYLVLYSRGVKTLTLLLPYREKTIC encoded by the exons atgaaCGTCCACAAACAAATGTGTTGGTGTTTCGAAGTGTTCTGCGGGGTCCTCACCAATCTAACCTACCGATTCTTCATCGAACTGTCCGACGCATCGTATAGAATGCGTTCGTTGTGTTGTTGCAAAAGGAAACAAGAAGCCAACGAGTGCG GAGTGGTGAAGGACGCGACCGAAGACTTCTACAAAGAGGTGAGCCGCGACGCTGCCGAAAACCTCctgaaaaacaaacaagacGGCACTTTCATCATTCGTCCGTCGAAAAACTGCAATCTCGGGACGCTGTCGGTGGTGCAAGAtcgtaaaatatttcatttgaatgtCAGGAGGAGGGAGGACGGGATGGTGGCGCTCGGTACGGAGAAGGACAACGAGAAGTGCTTCCAGGACGTCAACAGCCTGATCAACTACTACATCAGCAACTACCTCGTGTTGTACTCGCGTGGGGTCAAAACCTTGACCCTGCTCCTTCCCTACAGGGAGAAGACGATTTGTTAA